Proteins encoded by one window of Bacillus sp. DTU_2020_1000418_1_SI_GHA_SEK_038:
- a CDS encoding L,D-transpeptidase, producing the protein MVKWIDVSTSKHQLKLFDGRKLIKTYPIAVGKMLTPTPTGTYTIINKQRNPGGPFGVLWMGLSKPSYGIHGTNNPASIGKNVSKGCIRMFNHDVLDLSSRVRVGTSVYIHK; encoded by the coding sequence ATGGTGAAATGGATCGATGTCTCTACCTCAAAGCATCAATTAAAATTATTTGATGGAAGGAAATTAATAAAAACCTATCCGATTGCCGTAGGAAAAATGCTGACTCCAACACCTACCGGAACATACACGATTATCAATAAACAACGTAATCCCGGCGGACCATTTGGAGTACTTTGGATGGGATTGTCGAAACCCAGTTATGGAATTCACGGTACAAATAACCCTGCATCAATCGGAAAGAATGTCTCAAAAGGATGTATTCGAATGTTCAATCATGATGTTCTAGACCTATCATCCAGAGTTCGGGTTGGGACTAGTGTTTATATTCATAAATGA
- a CDS encoding GNAT family N-acetyltransferase, translating to MKIFIEKLCETDFERLFIFDLENRHFFETMVPSRGDDYYEYDNFKLKNEALLEEQSRGISYFYLIKDESDSILGRINLVDIDPVERVGSVGYRIGEVHTGQGIANHALKMLLEEVSELGVKHIKAMTTTDNVASQKVLEKNRFVLMAAREEDSNLNEENGFIYYSWSEEDSLTKAD from the coding sequence ATGAAAATCTTTATTGAAAAATTATGTGAAACAGATTTTGAAAGGTTATTTATATTTGATTTAGAAAACAGACATTTCTTCGAAACCATGGTTCCCAGCCGCGGAGATGATTACTATGAGTATGACAACTTTAAATTGAAGAATGAAGCTTTGCTAGAAGAACAAAGTCGGGGGATATCTTACTTTTATTTAATTAAAGATGAAAGTGACTCTATTCTAGGAAGAATCAATTTAGTCGATATTGACCCAGTTGAAAGGGTTGGATCTGTTGGTTATCGAATTGGGGAAGTACACACTGGCCAAGGCATTGCTAATCATGCGCTCAAAATGCTGCTAGAGGAAGTATCTGAGTTAGGGGTGAAGCACATTAAGGCCATGACCACGACAGATAATGTTGCTTCTCAAAAAGTACTGGAAAAGAACAGATTTGTGCTAATGGCGGCAAGAGAGGAAGATTCGAATTTGAATGAGGAAAATGGATTCATTTATTATAGTTGGAGCGAAGAAGATTCGCTTACAAAAGCCGATTAA
- a CDS encoding DUF1572 domain-containing protein — protein sequence MNIGSEYLKIVIERFKSVKSLGDKTINQLSEEETYWSYNNESNSVAIIVKHLSGNMVSRWTDFLTSDGEKENRNRDEEFIDDISSKSELIIVWEKGWKTLIDTLTGLSEQDLLKTIKIRGESHMVLEAIERQMAHYAYHVGQIVYIGKQVKGEKWESLSIPKGKSEEYLKEMLEKHQAK from the coding sequence ATGAATATTGGAAGCGAATATTTGAAGATTGTCATTGAAAGATTTAAAAGTGTAAAAAGCCTTGGAGATAAAACGATAAATCAATTGTCTGAGGAAGAAACATATTGGTCATATAATAACGAGTCAAATAGTGTTGCCATAATAGTAAAGCATTTGAGCGGAAATATGGTTTCAAGATGGACCGACTTTTTAACTTCAGACGGGGAAAAGGAAAATAGAAATCGTGATGAAGAATTCATAGATGATATTTCTTCAAAATCAGAGCTTATAATAGTTTGGGAAAAGGGTTGGAAAACTTTAATCGATACATTAACTGGTTTAAGTGAGCAAGATTTATTAAAAACTATAAAAATTCGTGGAGAAAGTCATATGGTTCTAGAAGCAATTGAAAGGCAAATGGCACATTATGCTTATCACGTGGGACAAATTGTTTATATTGGTAAACAGGTTAAAGGTGAAAAATGGGAGAGTCTTAGTATCCCAAAAGGAAAATCGGAAGAATATTTGAAAGAAATGCTTGAAAAACATCAAGCGAAATAG
- a CDS encoding histidine phosphatase family protein: MTHLYFVRHAHSTYTPDELGRPLSKRGFVDAYEITEILKVEQIDIVISSPYSRAVQTVEAAANYFNREIEIVEGFRERKLTSGPVEDFTFAITKVWEDESFSWEGGESNAVAQKRGVAATFQILDKYEGKNIVIGTHGNIMVLIMNYFDQQYDFLFWKKLDMPDIYKLTFDGRELRNVTRLWKTSG, translated from the coding sequence ATGACCCATTTATATTTTGTCAGACATGCCCATTCTACATATACACCTGACGAGTTAGGCAGACCATTATCGAAAAGAGGATTTGTTGATGCATATGAGATTACTGAAATATTGAAAGTAGAGCAAATCGATATTGTTATTTCAAGCCCATATAGTCGCGCAGTTCAAACAGTTGAAGCGGCTGCAAATTATTTTAATAGAGAGATAGAAATTGTAGAAGGGTTTAGAGAGCGTAAATTAACTTCTGGCCCTGTGGAGGATTTTACTTTTGCGATAACAAAGGTTTGGGAAGATGAATCATTCTCATGGGAAGGCGGAGAATCCAATGCTGTCGCTCAAAAAAGAGGCGTGGCTGCCACTTTTCAGATATTAGATAAGTACGAAGGTAAAAATATCGTTATTGGTACACATGGTAACATTATGGTTCTAATAATGAATTACTTTGATCAGCAATATGATTTTTTATTCTGGAAAAAACTCGATATGCCAGATATTTATAAACTAACCTTTGACGGCAGAGAGTTAAGAAATGTAACAAGGTTATGGAAAACCAGTGGATAA
- a CDS encoding NAD(P)/FAD-dependent oxidoreductase gives MNQEELFDVTVIGGGPAGLYSTFYSGLREMKTKLIEYQPHLGGKIHVYPEKMIWDVGGLTPIPGAKLIEQLVEQGLTFDPEVVLNEKIESISRNQDGIFILNAESGQTHYSKTVIVAVGSGILNPKKLDIEGADRFEITNIHYTVQSLMQFKDKTVIISGGGNTAIDWANELEPITKKVYITYRKETLSGHEAQVTQLMNSSVICLSQTGITKLLACENHERIKSVELTHKETGEITYLNIDEVIINHGYEQDTSLLKNSELNIAMVNDFYIAGNSTSESSIEGIYAAGDILSYDGKVNLIAGCFQDAANAVNKAKQYIQPTANKYAMVSSHNEVFQKRNRELVKEMMMKAPSL, from the coding sequence ATGAATCAAGAGGAATTATTCGATGTCACGGTAATTGGGGGCGGACCAGCAGGGTTATATTCTACTTTTTACAGTGGACTAAGGGAAATGAAAACAAAACTCATCGAATATCAGCCTCATCTAGGTGGAAAAATCCATGTTTACCCGGAAAAAATGATTTGGGATGTCGGGGGATTAACACCTATTCCTGGGGCAAAGCTAATCGAGCAGCTAGTAGAGCAAGGGTTAACCTTTGATCCAGAAGTCGTGTTGAACGAAAAAATAGAATCAATTTCACGTAATCAAGATGGAATATTTATACTTAATGCAGAATCAGGACAAACGCATTACTCGAAAACGGTCATTGTAGCTGTAGGCAGTGGAATTTTGAACCCTAAAAAGTTAGATATTGAAGGGGCAGATAGATTTGAAATCACAAATATTCATTACACAGTACAATCTCTTATGCAGTTTAAAGATAAAACAGTGATTATTTCGGGCGGAGGAAATACGGCGATTGACTGGGCTAATGAATTAGAGCCGATTACTAAAAAGGTTTATATAACCTATAGGAAAGAAACTCTATCAGGTCATGAAGCACAGGTGACACAGTTAATGAATAGTTCCGTTATCTGTCTCTCACAAACGGGCATTACAAAGCTGCTTGCTTGTGAAAATCATGAAAGAATTAAAAGTGTGGAGCTGACACATAAAGAAACAGGAGAAATTACATACTTAAACATTGATGAAGTCATCATCAATCATGGTTATGAACAGGATACGAGTTTACTAAAGAATAGTGAATTGAATATAGCAATGGTGAATGATTTTTATATTGCTGGGAATTCGACAAGCGAATCCTCGATCGAAGGAATTTATGCTGCTGGAGATATTCTAAGCTATGATGGGAAAGTAAATTTAATAGCTGGCTGTTTTCAAGATGCAGCAAACGCCGTTAACAAAGCAAAACAATATATCCAACCTACAGCAAATAAATATGCCATGGTTTCGTCACACAATGAAGTCTTTCAAAAGCGTAATCGAGAATTAGTGAAAGAAATGATGATGAAAGCTCCATCTCTTTAA
- a CDS encoding ABC transporter ATP-binding protein gives MVRLYTDDLSIGYGERLIVKNLSVDIPDKKITTIIGSNGCGKSTLLKAITRIISHQSGAVLLDGKNFFKEHTKILAKKMAILPQTPESASGLTVGELVSYGRFPYQTGFGRLTKKDYEVIDWALEVTGTIDYKYRPVDALSGGQRQRVWIAMALAQETEIIFLDEPTTYLDMAHQLEVLELLQKLNREQDRTIIMVLHDLNQAARFADYIIALKDGEIVKAGACEEVIVPNVLRDVFQIDALIGRDPRTNKPMCITYNLLKGEHQHEKTISPVYATASSNY, from the coding sequence GTGGTTCGCCTATATACAGATGACTTAAGCATTGGTTATGGTGAACGGTTAATTGTCAAAAATCTCAGTGTAGATATTCCGGATAAAAAAATCACAACCATTATTGGATCCAATGGCTGCGGGAAATCAACATTATTAAAGGCGATTACTCGTATTATTTCCCATCAATCTGGTGCAGTCCTTCTTGATGGAAAAAATTTTTTTAAAGAACATACAAAAATACTTGCTAAAAAAATGGCCATCCTTCCTCAAACACCAGAAAGTGCTAGCGGTTTAACCGTTGGGGAGCTAGTATCCTATGGACGCTTTCCCTATCAAACTGGATTTGGAAGATTAACAAAAAAAGATTATGAAGTAATTGATTGGGCGCTTGAAGTGACAGGCACAATTGACTATAAGTATCGTCCAGTAGATGCCCTTTCCGGAGGTCAGCGTCAACGAGTATGGATTGCCATGGCTCTTGCCCAAGAAACAGAAATCATTTTTCTTGATGAACCTACGACCTATTTAGATATGGCTCACCAGCTTGAGGTTTTAGAATTATTACAGAAATTAAATCGAGAACAGGATCGAACGATTATTATGGTTCTTCATGATTTAAACCAGGCTGCACGTTTCGCTGACTATATCATTGCCCTTAAAGATGGTGAAATTGTGAAAGCAGGAGCCTGTGAGGAAGTCATCGTCCCAAATGTACTCCGAGACGTTTTCCAAATCGATGCACTCATTGGACGAGATCCGAGAACCAATAAACCAATGTGTATAACTTACAATCTATTAAAAGGAGAGCATCAACATGAAAAAACTATTAGTCCCGTTTATGCTACTGCTAGTTCTAATTATTAG
- a CDS encoding iron-hydroxamate ABC transporter substrate-binding protein: MKKLLVPFMLLLVLIISACGKEEASVKDNSSTSKEETPEFITYQSETGPIEVPADPQRVILLSGFTGNVIDLGVNVVGVDVWSKNNPTFAQQLKDVEEVSDENLEKIIELEPDLIIGLSNIKNVDKLNEIAPTVTYTWGKLDYLAQHLEIGKLLNKEKEAQAWVDDFKVRAEAAGEEIRAKIGEDATVSVIESYGKDLYVFGDNFARGTEILYQAMKLKMPEKVKEVALESGFYTLSAEVLPDYAGDYVVLSKYSDADTSYQETETYKNIPAVKNKHVFEMNGQGASFSDPVTLEKHLQFFKESFLDN, translated from the coding sequence ATGAAAAAACTATTAGTCCCGTTTATGCTACTGCTAGTTCTAATTATTAGTGCCTGTGGAAAAGAAGAAGCTTCAGTAAAGGACAACAGCTCCACGTCAAAGGAAGAAACACCAGAATTCATTACATACCAATCTGAAACGGGGCCAATTGAAGTTCCCGCTGATCCACAAAGAGTTATTTTACTTTCTGGTTTCACTGGAAACGTCATAGATTTAGGTGTCAATGTGGTTGGTGTCGATGTATGGTCTAAAAATAACCCAACTTTTGCCCAACAATTAAAAGATGTTGAAGAAGTATCAGATGAAAACTTAGAAAAAATTATTGAATTAGAACCAGATTTAATCATTGGATTATCGAATATTAAAAACGTTGATAAATTAAATGAAATTGCTCCTACTGTAACCTACACATGGGGAAAATTAGATTATTTAGCGCAACACTTGGAAATTGGCAAACTATTGAACAAAGAGAAAGAAGCACAGGCTTGGGTTGATGACTTTAAAGTTCGTGCAGAAGCAGCTGGCGAAGAGATTCGAGCAAAAATTGGTGAAGATGCAACCGTATCCGTCATTGAGAGTTATGGTAAAGACCTTTATGTTTTCGGCGATAATTTTGCACGTGGAACAGAAATATTATATCAAGCGATGAAATTGAAAATGCCTGAAAAAGTAAAGGAAGTCGCATTGGAATCTGGTTTCTATACTTTATCAGCTGAAGTGCTTCCAGATTATGCAGGGGATTATGTCGTCCTAAGTAAATATTCCGATGCAGATACTTCTTACCAAGAAACAGAAACATACAAAAATATTCCTGCCGTTAAAAATAAACATGTATTTGAAATGAATGGTCAAGGTGCATCATTCAGTGATCCTGTTACACTGGAAAAGCATTTACAATTTTTTAAGGAATCATTTCTAGACAACTAA